Proteins from one Hyperolius riggenbachi isolate aHypRig1 chromosome 4, aHypRig1.pri, whole genome shotgun sequence genomic window:
- the LOC137504827 gene encoding uncharacterized protein — MRMRMRFFQECALPGQSVLPVWQICMRDFRLRRRKMAAKWFTTENLIIKIENSPELYDKSLPGYKDHQRAHEIWSNIAKDFLGEKWNTLSQKGKDSKIALLRTRWKSVRDSYKKEIEKQYHESKSGSGSLQRTKYKYCGILEFLRKHHEPAETEDSLPPDPEEDDVEVPPTTTSDVEVEEDTTQDVDTATLEDSDSTTPDHTPHSPASSRTRTTVRSSSGVRVATQGRRIGRGMSRAEYDQKLIS, encoded by the exons ATGCGGATGCGGATGCGTTTTTTTCAAGAATGCgcacttccaggtcaaagtgtgcttcctgtgtggcagatttgCATGAGGGATTTTAGACTGCGCAGGAGGAAGATGGCAGCAAAGTGGTTTACCACAGAAAACCTGATAATTAAGATTGAAAACAGCCCAGAACTTTATGACAAGTCTTTGCCTGGATATAAAGACCACCAAAGGGCTCATGAAATCTGGAGCAACATTGCAAAAGATTTTCTTGGAGAAAAATGGAATACTTTGAGCCAAAAGGGCAAGGATTCTAAGA TTGCCCTCCTGCGGACAAGATGGAAGTCGGTCAGAGACAGTTACAAAAAGGAGATTGAAAAGCAATACCATGAATCCAAAAGTGGGTCTGGAAGTTTGCAGCGAACAAAATATAAATATTGTGGCATATTAGAATTTCTAAGAAAACATCATGAACCGGCTGA GACTGAAGATAGCCTACCACCAGATCCTGAGGAGGACGATGTAGAGGTGCCACCTACCACCACCAGTGATGTGGAAGTTGAAGAAGACACTACACAGGATGTTGACACTGCTACACTGGAAGACAGTGACTCTACTAccccagatcacacaccacacagcccagcgagtagtcggacacgcacaactgtcaggtctagtAGTGGTGTGAGGgtagctacacaaggcaggagaataggaagaggtatgagcagggctgaatacgaccAGAAGCTGATTAGTTAA